The proteins below come from a single Paroceanicella profunda genomic window:
- the yghU gene encoding glutathione-dependent disulfide-bond oxidoreductase, with the protein MADYIPPKTWTWDAESGGNWASINRPVAGATHDAELPVGRHPLQLYSMGTPNGQKVTILLEELLAIGKTGAEYDAHLIRIGQGDQFSSGFVALNPNSKIPVLLDRETGSRVFESGAILLYLAEKFGAFLPEDAAARTEVMNWLFWLQGSAPYLGGGFGHFYAYAPEKFEYPINRFTMEVKRQMDVLDRELAEHRYLGGEEYTIADIVTWPWYGNLALGNAYDAGTFLDVGSYKNLGRWAREILARPAVQRGRIVNRTFGPLNEQLHERHEASDFDTNTQDKIAAGTDA; encoded by the coding sequence ATGGCTGACTACATTCCCCCGAAAACCTGGACCTGGGACGCCGAGAGCGGCGGCAACTGGGCCAGCATCAACCGCCCCGTGGCCGGGGCGACCCATGACGCCGAACTGCCCGTGGGCAGGCACCCGCTCCAGCTCTATTCGATGGGCACCCCCAACGGGCAGAAGGTGACGATCCTGCTCGAGGAGCTGCTGGCGATCGGCAAGACCGGCGCGGAGTATGACGCGCACCTGATCCGGATCGGGCAGGGCGATCAGTTCTCCTCCGGCTTCGTCGCCCTCAACCCCAACTCGAAGATCCCCGTGCTGCTGGACCGTGAGACGGGCAGCCGTGTGTTCGAGAGCGGGGCGATCCTGCTGTACCTGGCGGAGAAGTTCGGCGCCTTCCTGCCGGAGGATGCCGCCGCGCGCACCGAGGTGATGAACTGGCTGTTCTGGCTGCAGGGCTCCGCGCCCTATCTGGGCGGCGGCTTCGGGCATTTCTATGCCTATGCGCCGGAGAAATTCGAGTATCCGATCAACCGTTTCACCATGGAGGTGAAGCGCCAGATGGACGTGCTCGACCGCGAGCTGGCAGAGCACCGCTACCTGGGCGGAGAGGAATATACCATCGCCGACATCGTCACATGGCCCTGGTACGGCAACCTGGCTCTGGGCAATGCCTATGACGCGGGCACCTTCCTGGACGTGGGCTCCTACAAGAACCTGGGCCGCTGGGCCAGGGAGATCCTCGCGCGTCCGGCCGTGCAGCGGGGGCGCATCGTGAACCGGACCTTCGGCCCGCTGAACGAGCAGCTTCACGAACGCCACGAGGCTTCGGATTTCGACACCAACACCCAGGACAAGATCGCGGCCGGCACCGACGCCTGA
- a CDS encoding glutathione S-transferase family protein, with the protein MLKFYYHPTPNPMKIALFLAETGLPFELVPVDTAKGEQHEAAFRAVNPNGKLPAIEDDGVAVFDSTAILLYLSEKTGLLGGAAQDRGALLSWLMFIASGLGPFSGQSVHFHHAAPEALPYARNRYMREAERHYQVLNDHLKGRAFIVGESYSIADISAWGWVSRAPRVLGDGALARFPEVERWFEAINARPAVEKALRIAEGLTFKTPGDEASMRALFPGNFVTS; encoded by the coding sequence ATGCTGAAATTCTACTACCATCCGACACCCAACCCGATGAAGATCGCGCTGTTTCTCGCGGAGACAGGTCTGCCCTTCGAACTGGTGCCCGTCGACACCGCCAAGGGCGAACAGCACGAGGCGGCCTTCCGCGCGGTGAATCCGAACGGCAAGCTGCCCGCGATCGAGGATGACGGCGTGGCGGTCTTCGACAGCACCGCCATCCTGCTCTACCTCTCCGAGAAGACCGGCCTGCTGGGCGGGGCCGCGCAGGACCGTGGGGCGCTGCTGTCCTGGCTGATGTTCATCGCCTCCGGTCTCGGCCCCTTCTCGGGCCAGTCCGTCCACTTCCACCACGCCGCGCCGGAGGCCCTGCCCTATGCCCGGAACCGCTACATGCGCGAGGCCGAGCGGCACTACCAGGTGCTCAACGATCACCTGAAGGGCCGTGCCTTCATCGTGGGGGAGAGCTATTCCATCGCGGATATCTCCGCCTGGGGCTGGGTGAGCCGCGCGCCGCGGGTGCTGGGCGACGGCGCCCTGGCCCGGTTCCCGGAGGTCGAACGCTGGTTCGAGGCCATCAACGCGCGCCCTGCAGTGGAAAAGGCGCTCCGCATCGCCGAGGGGCTGACCTTCAAGACGCCGGGTGACGAGGCGTCGATGCGGGCGCTCTTTCCCGGCAACTTCGTGACGAGCTGA